A region of Argentina anserina chromosome 5, drPotAnse1.1, whole genome shotgun sequence DNA encodes the following proteins:
- the LOC126796195 gene encoding dolichol-phosphate mannose synthase subunit 2 isoform X1, with product MFDYWTWCFGIDSGGGRLSVGWFCVAEAVKITMEWADKAVGFLLSYISLSIFTYYTFWVIILPFVNSDHFIHRYFLPQEYAILIPVFAAMVLLCFLSIFIGYVMLKSKKKKA from the exons ATGTTTGATTATTGGACATGGTGCTTTGGTATTGATAGTGGCGGTGGGCGGCTCTCAGTTGGGTGGTTTTGT GTAGCAGAAGCCGTAAAGATCACAATGGAATGGGCGGACAAGGCTGTTGGATTTCTGTTGTCGTATATCAGTTTATCTATATTTACTTATTATACCTTTTGGGTCATCATCCTG CCTTTTGTGAACAGTGATCACTTCATCCACCGGTATTTCCTACCCCAAGAATATGCCATCTTAATCCCTGTATTTGCTGCCATGGTTCTTCTGTGCTTTCTCTCCATATTCATTGGGTATGTGATGCTCAAAtccaaaaagaagaaagctTGA
- the LOC126796195 gene encoding dolichol-phosphate mannose synthase subunit 2 isoform X2, which yields MEWADKAVGFLLSYISLSIFTYYTFWVIILPFVNSDHFIHRYFLPQEYAILIPVFAAMVLLCFLSIFIGYVMLKSKKKKA from the exons ATGGAATGGGCGGACAAGGCTGTTGGATTTCTGTTGTCGTATATCAGTTTATCTATATTTACTTATTATACCTTTTGGGTCATCATCCTG CCTTTTGTGAACAGTGATCACTTCATCCACCGGTATTTCCTACCCCAAGAATATGCCATCTTAATCCCTGTATTTGCTGCCATGGTTCTTCTGTGCTTTCTCTCCATATTCATTGGGTATGTGATGCTCAAAtccaaaaagaagaaagctTGA